Part of the Portunus trituberculatus isolate SZX2019 chromosome 46, ASM1759143v1, whole genome shotgun sequence genome, CTAAATgacaaagataggcagaacctacaggaagaagtggagaaaattcacagaatgggaccttatcaagatggaacaacaagaccaattaagatactactcaaatcacaagcagcaacagaagagatattatatagaacaacaaaactcagagaaacagaagactgcaatgatatatatatatatatatatatatatatatatatatatatatatatatatatatatatatatatatatatatatatatacagtaaagtcccgggttacgtcggtctcgagttacgtcaaactcgtagttacgtcagtccactataagacaatttaagattaaaaaaattaaaaatttataaatcgtaaagtgcgggatttattgttattgttggtggttgcccgccacaccgcccgcctcacgcttgaatacaataacaccctgccaccacaccatcgcccatggcaagagtgttatcgtacttctgcgtttactgactcaagttcttagtatcttgctcaatggcaccaaagagaaaacttcttagtgacagcagtgatgctaagaaaaggaaaaccattatgctacaagaaaaagaggacataattaaaagacatgagaagggaggcagcagctgtgtgtgagggaggaagaagaaaatgggaagcccgttaccatgacaacgggaggttgacgaccttgagggctcacacccatcacaacaataacaacttcggagccttcgcctgggccacacgacactcgcagctgacttgcaccgtctgcgtctgtctgctgatatctattgcatttcctgccccgctgcccacgcttctactccctctgcactgcactacgctcccagctgtccgccctgtgggcgtcacaacattcgacctgcccactctcctggcggcctcaggcgtccaccccttttggcaacctgcagtccttcgcgtttatgcccctaatcaacaacaaaaacaagcttgtgtttcatattcctacatagttgtaaataatataacaatataacctttaacttacctgaatgaccataaacaatgattggttgaaaactcgataatatgctttgaaatgtacggaaactcgagttacgtacaaaatcgacttacgtcatgtttcaggaacataactctgacgtaaaccaagaccttactgtatatatatatatatatatatatatatatatatatatatatatatatatatatatatatatatatatacatatatataaaagaaaaaataagaatgaggaagaaaggaagagatacaacaaattggcggcagcagtaagggaaaaaaataatgaaaggtcagaggaggaaaaaaaggcatttttggggggaattctaggagacaggataagaaaatggtatataagagagaaggaagaggcaacaGTGGACCAAGTGTAACTAAAATTGATAAGGgtaagaaactaaaaatgatgtatatgaacatagagggggttctatcaagtaaattagaactaaaagattacataaggaaaaaaaaccggatattgtatgcctggctgaaacaaaactaaatgggACAATCAAAATAGgcatagataatagatataatgtatggaggaaagacagagtgggtaaaggaggagaaggagtcatgataatgacaaggaaagagatggtggtaaaccatgaggaatatggggaaggaaaagcagaagtactgtatattaagatgcatattaataaaaaagacttaacaatcattgtaacatatgtgctaCCAAAAATGAATGCATGGACCAACCGAGAATATAAAGATATGATAGATGGCACTATAAGGAGTCTAACaagagtcattaaagaaaggagaaaagtgttattAGTAAGAGACTTCAACTATAAAGatgtggactgggaaaattatgaaagtggtatggggaaagaagcttggggagaaagattcctaaacctaatgatagataatatgatggatcaaaaagtaaaggaaaacacaagattcagaggaaacgatgagccagtgagattagacctggtttttacaaggggtatataaatttgaatgatgatataagatataaatgCCCGTTGGTAAATagtgatcatgtaatattagaaatggatatagaagagggaaaagaagatagagatgaatcatacataGGAgacaattaaattacagaaatgctgatattgagaatctcaagaactatttcaaatacgctaactgggagatggaaaactctgatGGGGTGCAAGAGAAGTCTAACTTACTttaagaaatatacaaaacaggagtcagggaatatgtcccgaaatatagacctaaggaagaaggaaagaaagattggtttaacgcaaagtgtgccagggcaaaggagaaaagacatggaacatggaaaaggtggaggagaaatagaaatgcagtaaataaggtaaacttcaagatagcaagaaatgaatgtgttaaagtgaagaaggaagaggagaggatctatgaacaggacatagtcgaaaaatgcaatgagcaaccaaaattgttctacagattcataaatggaaatataagacaaaaagaaacaatagaaaggttaaaagaagaaaatgggatggcggaagacccaaaaagtatggcaaaactgttaaataataagttccaggaggtctttactaaggaatccaaatctgaaagaccacagggtaatagagagaccatctatatggaagagattaaagtaaccaagcttgaaataaaaaaattaatgaaggaactggatgaagaaaaggcaatgggaccggatgaagtctcaggcagaatactgaaaaaatgtagggaagaactagcaagtcctatatacaacataataaaatgctcaatagaaaatggaacagtactagtagaatgaaaaagagctgaggtggttcccatatataagagcggtaggaaggaagaacccttaaattacagaccggtatctctaactagtgtaatatgtaagatgtgtaaaagagtaataaagaaacaatggatcgagttccttgaagacaagaaattattatcaaatagccaatttggttttagaaaaggttggtcgtgtgtaacaaatttactgagtttttactctagaatagttgatagagtactagaatagttgatagagtacaagagagagagggatgggttgactgtatctATTTAGACTTAAAAaggtttttgataaagtgccacatgcaagattactgtggaagttagaggagaagggtggcttaaaaggaagcacattgagatggatggaaaattatttgaggagagagagaaataagaacggtagttaaagatatgaagttcaAGTGGAGAGcggtagaaagcggagtgccacaggggtcagtattgacaccaatactttttttcatatatatatatatatatatatatatatatatatatatatatatatatatatatatatatatatatatataaatgacatgccagagggagtgaacagctacataaatctgtttgcgaacgatgcaaaactgtgcagagttataaagcaaaaagaggattgtgaaatactgcaggaagacctaaataagatctggaaatggagtaaaaaggagatggaattcaatgtggacaaaagccatgtcatggaaatgggaaagagtgaaagatgaccagtgggaatctataagatgggagatggagtagaactggagaaagtaataaaggaaaaggacttgggagtgaagatggaagaaaacaatcaaccagtaagacatacagatagaattttcagagagacatataatttgctaaggaatattggattagcatttcactacatggagaaaggaatgatgaagaaattgataagtactataataagacccagattggaatatgcaggagtcgTGTGGATCCCCCGTAAAAAGAGACACAAGGAGGTTGGAGAGACTAcagaaaatggctacaagaatggttccagaatttgaaagaacgacatatgaggagagactaaaggctatagatctaccaaccctggaacagagaagggagagaggggatctgatgcaagtttataaattgatcaacggaatggatcaagtggataatgagaaactgatcctgagagaagaatatggtaTTCAAATcccaagatcgcatagtaaaaaactgaggaagggaagatgtctgagagatgttaaaagtttccctcaaagatgtgttgagatttgaaacagtttgagtgaagaagtggtgtcagcaatgagtatGCATAGTTTtagagaaaaattggataagtgtagatatggagaaggggccacacgagcgtaaagcccacaggccctgtaaaactacaactaggtaaatacaaagagagagaggtggtaatcACTATTGCCTTTGTCTCCTGGTTTCCTTCCCCgccttgtctctctttcccttgtctTTAGAAGGAGAGAGCAGGTGAGGATGGGGTAGCCAGTCACGATCACAAACCGATTAGGGCTCAttttattgaaggggttagcaGACACGTGTCCAACTGTGTagaggaaaattaaacaaaaaaatcaattcaTTTTGGCCGATTCCCCTAAACTTTTTTGCAGTGAGGGTTATGAAGAAGCCATCAGCAGCATTACAGCAGTCTGCCATTTTAtgacgagcgtaaagcccacaggccctgtaaaactacaactaggtaaatacaaagagagagaggtggtaatcACTATTGCCTTTGTCTCCTGGTTTCCTTCCCCgccttgtctctctttcctttgtctttagAAGGAGAGAGCAGGTGAGGATGGGGTAGCCAGTCACGATCACAAACCGATTAGGGCTCAttttattgaaggggttagcaGACACGTGTCCAACTGTGTagaggaaaattaaacaaaaaaatcaattcaTTTTGGCCGatttccctaaacttttttgCAGTGAGGGTTATGAAGAAGCCATCAGCAGCATTACAGCAGTCTGCCATTTTATGACTGAACTGGACACTCTGAGtcgttattagtgtgttgaagtgagataaatgatactgtgaagtaattattattcatcttgtcCAGCTTTATACTTCTGTTTAaacataatcttttgtaataatgttattgtgagagttatgtaatgtatagttgtgatgatggtagaaaaaaaaacaatgtttgaaaagatcatagcagTTTTATGATATGGACAGAGGGGTGGAGAAGCATGGCAGTGAGGCCTGAAGTGAAATAAGAGTCTAAGAGGGGAGATAACATGCATgacagaggggaggggagggttcaAGGTTCAGCTGTCAGTCACAATTGTCTGCAATTAaacatttgtttcttgttgtcttcttttcttgaagtttctgatttTAATTCTCATCAGAcaggttgccaggagaggtgaatgcctgaggccgccaggagggtgggcaggttgagtgttgtgatggccagggcggagagccggtagcgtaatgcagtatgttgagagaggaggcgtgggcattgaagcaggaaatgttccatggcctcaggggtagtcctacaccaagggcagaaggggtcgcAAGACAGATGTAGGcaatgcaagtgagcactgagcgtggtgtgacCCAGGCAGAGGCGGGCGATGGatgatgtgccttgcgctccttcccgtgactgactgactcagtGCTGCCAGGTCGAGTTGCCAACTTTACCCTAAATTCACCCTTAAcattaccctgtttgctttaagATTACCCTGTTTACTACTAACCTATTTTTTAAAGATTATTTATACGCATATATATGTAAGAGATATCAGCATAATATATACAGTGATACAAAATTATACTCACGTGTACTTGCAATGCTATTTACTCGTGTTGCCAGTGTCCATAATGATTACTCCTGCTGGTCGTATATGTGTTCCGTCATCAGGTTCACGTGTGTTGATGTAATTTTGAAATTGTCTGATGTTGAATTTTCAAATGTTCTCTTAGCATGAAGCATTCCAATTAATGTGTCTGTGTTAAGTGAATTTCTTGCTTTTGCTTTCAAAAGATTTATTTGAGAAGAAACTCTCTCGACACTGGCGCTTGAATGAGGCAAGCATAGAAAATTCGTCATGAAGTTTCCCACCTTTGGAAACAAGGGTGTGTCATCacctttcttaactttctttacttccatCCAAAACTTCCAAACACTACTGTTGCTCTGAACATTAATTTCTGTGTTCCGTAGCAAACGCCACTCATTGTCAATGTTGTTCAAGTCATTCTCATGGACAAGATTTGGAAATTGTGATGCTAATGGGGCAATGGATGGGACGGTTTTCTTCAAAATACACTGAGGATCCAATGCTTTGAGAGATTCAAGTAATGGATCAGTCAGATTAAATCTGTGTAGAAGCTGTGATGCactctcaataaaaaaatcaagacatCTTAACCTGAAGTTTGTAAGATCCTGTTTCTCGATACCATGGCACGAGTGTAGTGATGCAGTTACTTGACCACCCAAGTACATATCTTCTAAGGGAAGAAAATTAGCTGGGTCTCTGATTTTCACGTTTGCTAGTGCTGTTGACTTTAAGTAGCCGGGCTTCAGGTAACACTCGAGTATAGTTGCCAAGACTGCAGAGACTCTACTGCTAAGAGCATAAATCTTTGGATCCTCGGCTTGCATTTCTTTATTAAGATCATTGAAGAAGGGCAATACATAATCTAGAAATTCTAGATATAGTTTATTTAGAGGATCATTAAGTTTTTGAAAGATGGACTAAGATGCTTGCAGTCGACCCTCCATCAGTGCTTGAGCAAAAAACAGCTTCAAAGCTGGGAGTTGTTCTAGAAGTCTTTTCACTACACTGTGGAGCGATAGCCATCGTGTTTGGGATGGATGTAGAATCTTGTGGGGTTTCACATCAGCGAATTCCTGAAACTCCTTGAAAGCCATGGACTGCTTAGGAGATAAGAAGTAATTGTGTATGTCACGTGCCAGATCCTCAACTGACCTAGGTAACTTTTTGCAAGCGTATGAAGCACAGAGATGAAAAGAGTGACAAATGCATTTCATCACAAACAAATTTGGAATATCTTGTTTAAGGAGAGTTGAAAGGGAATTATTTACCCTCATCATCACATTGGCACCGCCAGCAGCGAATCCAATCATGTGTTCCTTATATGATATGTCAGCTTCTCTGAACACAGACTTTATGTGTTCATGAAGGCTGGATGCAGTGGCACTTTCCAAAGGAACAAGCGTTAGAAACAtatccttcacacctttcacaGTTACCACTCTGGCTACAAGAGCTAGATGTTTAATGCAGCCACGGTCAGTTGATTCATCCACTATCAAAGAAAAACAGTTGTTCCTTAGTAGATCAAGCAAATCATCATGCTCCTTCTTACCTAATACATTCTTCACAATTGCTGagcattttatttttccacacttcaatttttttgctatttctgaATCTGGACACATTGCCTTTATCACAGGAAGGAGACGATCAACGGTTGAAAAGGGAAGATTCAGCTCACTGACAACAGCCGCTAACCGTATTTCGCCTTCTTtcaccagtttttctttcttgctgtttCCACTAAAGGATGTCATGTCCAATATGCTCcttgtgtttttcagggttttCACATTAGTATTCACATGCTTCGTTGTTCCTGCATGTCTTTCAATTTCTGATTTACCTGCTTTTCCATCATAATTGCAGATaactgtaacttgttacaatcttccacattctttactctcctcataattttagtattgtccgcaaacatgttcatgtaactgtcaattcctactggcatatcattaacataaatcaaaaacatgatgggaccaagcactgaccgttgtggaactccactggttaccttcttccacttggacttccttcctctcaccactgttctcatttctcttcccattaagtaattttccatccattttgctaatttatcttttactcctccaatcttctttagtttccacatcaatctattgtgtggtactttatcaaaggtctttctcaagtccaggtagatagcatccacccatccctctctatgttgtagtatgtcagtcactcttgaataaaaacataataaattggatacacacgatcttccttttctgaaaccaaactgtctttcactcagaatgttttcactttctagatactcactccacttagctttaattacttcttcacataccttgcacaatatactagtcaacgatactggtctataatttagcggttccattctactaccattcttatatataggcacaatgtcagctcttttccactctttcaggactaatcctgttcgtatggaggtttccacaatatcaaatacggggttcaacaattgatccttacattcatttagcaacctcccagatatgccatcaggccccattgatttattaatatccagattgcttataattttccttacatcttccttagtaaccatgatgtcctgcatttgctttatttccgtaggtcttcctcccataaaatgctcctcctttgtaaacactttgcaaaagttgtcgttcaaaatttcagctatatctccagcatcctcatacacttcttcccgtttttaccttttctattgcctcccttatatttagttttccatttatgaatttgtaaaacatttttgggtcactatcacagttttccaccaccctctgttcatattccttctgtgctgttctccttacttcaacatatctattccttgctgttttgtaaacttctcttgataatacatcactgtttttcttaagtttcttccatgccttttctttgttcttttttgcttcttcacaatttctattaaaccactgtttattatttaaagtcctctttctgtaatatggcacaaacttttcacagcagagttatacaaatccataaatttattgtatttcaattgcatatccctttcctggtataccacggaccagtcaatttcattaaagaactcccttatatggttataatttgccctaatataatttaatttttcctccctgcgttccacaatcttattcgtgcttaattccgtatccagctcaaagcttaggacatcataatcgcttctccccaagggacatttatgttcaatttcctcttttagagagatgcccctggtaaataccaaatccaaccttgctgcaacatcttgtcccctgcatcttgttggtgatctcacccactgtgtcatcaagttatttgttgctacctttaacaattcctctgcccactcaccaccgttaacaattcctctgcccactcaccaccgttcaccacttcgtagtcttcccacaatatttctttacaattaaagtctccgactatcatcactctatcctttctgatgagttcttgcttcattctgtctagagtatttctcatcaccatttggtactgttcatattcccaagcattggttctgggtggtatgtatactgttataatattaatgtccctcttgccatctgttataagcatacttatcacttcctcatttctcttactatagttcacctccttcactatcagatcttccttagtaagaaccattataccaccacctcctttattttttctatcatttctccatactttgtagtgttttacaacaaaccagtctagctttatttcgggccttagctttgtctCCACTATACACATTATTTCCGgtttgttatttcttaggtaatccatacattctagcctcttagacagaaatccatctatattcatgtaagtcacttgtattccattcctagtctctcttccatgtaatgtctattccacctgttttatccaccacttctttagcctcccatttctcatcctccaaaaaaacttggtcttttcctcctctgttctttcgtcattcctctctttcacttcagttacaagctctttcattttcatttgctcatcctgtgacatatttcttcttatgtaaattgttttggtttcctctgagtccttaagtttccaagccctcctcaacaaggcctaagctgccacctgagactttaatttcaattttaatggtctattcttgccttcctcaaaagctcccaatctcacactttcttctacctcagcatataggtcctcttcctccacagagatcttattcagtaaagacttaatcctgtcattttccttattcctcctatcctgccagtttctgttagtttcctccctcaatcctgttatgatcacaaattttttcttttcagcaatatctctcaccacatactcattttcctttagtgcctttaccatttcactctgtgtaatcactttatttacctcttcctgctttttcactatctccctaaaggacctttgtacctcctgatgttcatggttcacttctttcatcctagcatcaattagattaaggcattcctccttcctcaagtccattcggatattttcatctccatttctaggagtttagccttcatctcttcacattgtttccttagttgttggttttccttttccatctctactttttccttcaatagctctttattcgctatcattaacaaatagatctcttttttgaacgaatcattctcggctataactctatccagtttttcttctatggacaaaatgtttaggaacttactttccagtgcctggattcttgcatccatatctaatttctccagtcctcttggagtggttacaaaaccttcaaaatccttTGGTTGCCTAGGGGTAGCCGCCATGTTtgctatcgtcagctgattacggccaaaacaatcaccgcccacactctcctctcagggaccactctccatatccctcactttcaacactatgcgacagtaggacatcaacaggacactaactcagAGGTACctgggccctgtaacaccataggtattttcacttcttcctgtccgcagccggagacgagccgtcctctctcagcgatggcgacggtgtgtgtgtgtttcactgtttgatctgctgcagtctctgacgagacagccagacgttaccctacggaatgagctcagagctcattatttccgatcttcggataggcctgagaccaggcacacaccacacaccgggacaacaaggtcacaactcctcgaattacatcccgtacctactcactgctaggtggtgaacaggggctacacgtgaaaggagacacacccaaatatctccacccggctggggaatcgaaccccagtcctctggcttgtgaagccagcgctctaaccactgagctaccgggtgtgtgtgtgtgtgtgtgtgtgtaataataataataataataataataataataataataataataaatggtttattagttaggcaatgtaaaaaattacactgaaaatgtacaggggggggggggggggggggacattaccacaatgaactaaaaatgcttaacctaactatggataaacttaacctagaattaacttatttatttaaggctcgcacaatagtgggcaccgtgctaagtcggtaccgatctgtgcgcggtgctcttaagggtgCCACACGATTaaggtgtcgggtggcgcgagcagggggaggcacgtcggggggtagcaggtggcggagacgtggatgacgcagcagtccttccccaaatttttccaaggcttcc contains:
- the LOC123519883 gene encoding uncharacterized protein LOC123519883; the protein is MQAEDPKIYALSSRVSAVLATILECYLKPGYLKSTALANVKIRDPANFLPLEDMYLGGQVTASLHSCHGIEKQDLTNFRLRCLDFFIESASQLLHRFNLTDPLLESLKALDPQCILKKTVPSIAPLASQFPNLVHENDLNNIDNEWRLLRNTEINVQSNSSVWKFWMEVKKVKKGDDTPLFPKVGNFMTNFLCLPHSSASVERVSSQINLLKAKARNSLNTDTLIGMLHAKRTFENSTSDNFKITSTHVNLMTEHIYDQQE
- the LOC123519882 gene encoding uncharacterized protein LOC123519882, which translates into the protein MTSFSGNSKKEKLVKEGEIRLAAVVSELNLPFSTVDRLLPVIKAMCPDSEIAKKLKCGKIKCSAIVKNVLGKKEHDDLLDLLRNNCFSLIVDESTDRGCIKHLALVARVVTVKGVKDMFLTLVPLESATASSLHEHIKSVFREADISYKEHMIGFAAGGANVMMRVNNSLSTLLKQDIPNLFVMKCICHSFHLCASYACKKLPRSVEDLARDIHNYFLSPKQSMAFKEFQEFADVKPHKILHPSQTRWLSLHSVVKRLLEQLPALKLFFAQALMEGRLQAS